The following proteins are co-located in the Massilia litorea genome:
- a CDS encoding DUF6984 family protein, translated as MAAGFVWRAQWCSPSVCALRAPNKTTYLLWWQQPRTLIRRPFSARIGRLRAEGDAVSDHNQSNLRPLRPEEDSLVRALLRHVTGGEQLLDQLECAQVRDMDDGAMGSLEFAGGGHRSLGSCIVEAEYLDRDGVTVSIALNSDTNGLLYELDMWKVDFAPLLEYPDFERVTIKT; from the coding sequence ATGGCTGCGGGCTTTGTGTGGCGCGCGCAATGGTGCAGCCCTAGTGTCTGCGCCCTAAGAGCGCCTAACAAAACCACTTACCTGCTCTGGTGGCAACAACCTCGTACATTGATCCGACGTCCGTTCTCGGCCAGAATCGGACGTCTACGAGCAGAAGGGGATGCGGTGTCAGACCATAATCAATCTAACTTACGCCCTCTTCGTCCTGAAGAGGATTCACTCGTGCGCGCTCTGCTTCGACACGTGACGGGCGGCGAGCAGTTGCTCGACCAACTGGAGTGTGCTCAGGTCCGCGACATGGACGATGGCGCAATGGGTAGCCTTGAGTTTGCAGGAGGCGGCCACCGGTCTTTAGGTAGCTGTATTGTAGAAGCCGAGTATCTGGATCGCGATGGCGTCACAGTGAGTATCGCGCTCAACTCGGACACAAATGGGCTGCTCTATGAACTCGACATGTGGAAAGTCGACTTCGCTCCACTCCTTGAATACCCCGATTTTGAACGTGTGACGATCAAGACCTGA
- a CDS encoding MlaA family lipoprotein encodes MHAQHTRRLLLAACALAATAGCATGPERNPADPLEPLNRATFRFNDVIDRHIAQPVARGYNRVVPRPIRTGVANFFANLGTVPVMLNNFAQLRFADGMSDLMRLALNSTFGVLGVLDIATPAGIPAHEQDFGLTLGHYGVASGPYLVLPLFGPSTFRDAAGFGVDQYASPTTYAEPRARNVLWGLDFVSTRARYLNATDLLEQAALDKYLFVRDAWLARRQSKLDEDRPQALPDYDAGGAADARPGTESGQGARRE; translated from the coding sequence ATGCATGCACAGCACACCCGACGCCTCCTCCTGGCCGCCTGCGCGCTGGCCGCGACGGCAGGCTGCGCCACCGGCCCCGAGCGCAACCCGGCCGATCCGCTCGAACCGCTCAACCGTGCCACCTTTCGCTTCAACGACGTGATCGACCGGCACATCGCCCAGCCGGTGGCGCGCGGTTACAACCGCGTCGTGCCGCGACCGATCCGGACCGGGGTCGCGAATTTCTTCGCCAACCTCGGCACCGTGCCCGTCATGCTCAACAACTTCGCCCAGCTGCGTTTTGCCGACGGCATGTCCGACCTGATGCGCCTTGCCCTGAACAGCACCTTCGGCGTGCTCGGCGTGCTCGATATCGCCACCCCGGCCGGGATCCCGGCGCACGAGCAGGACTTCGGATTGACCCTGGGCCACTACGGCGTAGCCAGCGGGCCCTACCTGGTGCTGCCGCTGTTCGGCCCGAGCACCTTCCGCGACGCGGCCGGCTTCGGCGTGGACCAGTACGCCAGTCCGACGACCTATGCGGAGCCACGAGCACGCAACGTGCTGTGGGGGCTGGACTTCGTCAGCACCCGCGCGCGTTACCTGAACGCGACCGACCTGCTGGAACAGGCGGCGCTCGACAAATACCTGTTCGTGCGCGATGCCTGGCTGGCGCGGCGCCAGTCCAAGCTGGACGAGGACCGGCCGCAGGCGCTGCCGGACTACGACGCCGGCGGCGCGGCTGACGCCCGCCCCGGCACCGAGTCGGGCCAGGGTGCGCGCAGGGAATAG